The Lacrimispora xylanolytica genome has a segment encoding these proteins:
- a CDS encoding SulP family inorganic anion transporter, producing MKDMVPQFFLSVKHYTKEQFIKDFISGIIVAIIALPLSIALALASGVTPEQGLYTAIVAGFVISFLGGSKVQIAGPTAAFASIVAGIVIKNGMDGLALATVMAGIILVLMGVLRLGSLIRFIPFTITTGFTTGIAVTILIGQIKDFLGLTFMEAPVETMGKLKQVVLCFDTFNPMTFLVGVLALGILVVWPKFVKKVPASLIAVVVTAFFVKVFELPVNTIGDLYTISPSLPAFHAPVFSFELMRKVLPDALTIAVLAAVESLLSCVVADGMTGGRHNSNMELVAQGVGNTCSALFGGIPATGAIARTAANIKNGGRTPVSGMVHAGLLLLVLVFLMPFAALIPMPAIAAILFMVAYNMSEWREFLSILKTAPKSDWSVLLVTFILTVAFDLVTAIGVGLVIASLLFMKRMADVAEVSGWRYLEDEKEIADGDHVDLKPVPRHVSVFEINGPMFFGAADKISKVVLEDGKRVLILRMRSVPAMDSTALKSLHKLYENLKKKNVVLVLSHVNQQPMSIMEKAGFADLVGRENFAGNIDDALLRASGL from the coding sequence ATGAAAGATATGGTACCCCAGTTTTTTTTATCAGTGAAGCATTACACAAAAGAGCAGTTTATTAAGGACTTTATATCGGGAATTATTGTTGCTATTATTGCACTTCCTCTTTCCATAGCCCTTGCCCTTGCCTCTGGAGTGACTCCGGAACAGGGACTTTATACGGCGATTGTGGCTGGTTTTGTCATTTCCTTTTTAGGAGGCAGCAAGGTACAGATCGCAGGTCCTACAGCAGCATTTGCTTCGATTGTTGCAGGCATTGTGATAAAAAACGGTATGGATGGCCTTGCTCTCGCTACTGTGATGGCAGGTATCATTCTGGTTCTTATGGGAGTGCTCCGCTTAGGAAGCCTCATCCGCTTTATACCTTTTACCATAACCACTGGATTTACCACTGGTATCGCAGTCACCATATTAATTGGTCAGATCAAAGATTTTCTTGGACTGACCTTTATGGAGGCACCGGTGGAGACCATGGGAAAGCTAAAACAGGTGGTTTTGTGCTTTGACACCTTTAATCCCATGACATTTCTTGTTGGAGTCTTAGCCCTGGGAATTCTTGTGGTCTGGCCCAAATTTGTGAAAAAGGTTCCGGCTTCTCTCATTGCAGTAGTAGTGACCGCTTTTTTTGTAAAGGTCTTTGAGCTTCCGGTCAATACCATTGGAGACCTTTATACCATATCACCAAGCCTTCCGGCATTTCATGCACCTGTTTTTTCCTTTGAATTGATGCGAAAGGTTCTGCCTGATGCCCTGACCATTGCGGTGTTAGCAGCCGTAGAGTCCCTCCTCTCCTGTGTGGTGGCTGATGGAATGACAGGAGGCAGACATAATTCCAATATGGAACTTGTTGCTCAGGGAGTCGGTAATACCTGTTCTGCATTATTTGGAGGAATTCCGGCGACCGGAGCCATTGCACGGACTGCCGCCAACATTAAGAATGGAGGCCGGACTCCGGTGTCAGGTATGGTACATGCAGGACTTCTTTTGCTGGTTCTCGTTTTCCTTATGCCTTTTGCAGCTCTTATTCCCATGCCAGCCATTGCAGCCATACTTTTTATGGTGGCTTATAATATGAGTGAATGGAGAGAATTTCTTTCTATACTTAAGACAGCTCCTAAAAGTGACTGGTCAGTACTCTTGGTTACCTTTATTCTGACTGTGGCATTTGATCTTGTAACTGCCATTGGTGTGGGACTGGTGATCGCCTCCCTGCTGTTCATGAAACGTATGGCTGATGTGGCAGAGGTTAGCGGCTGGCGGTATCTGGAGGATGAGAAGGAAATTGCTGACGGTGATCATGTGGATTTAAAGCCTGTACCAAGACACGTATCCGTATTTGAAATCAATGGCCCCATGTTCTTTGGAGCAGCTGATAAGATATCAAAGGTAGTGCTGGAGGACGGAAAGCGAGTGCTGATTTTAAGAATGCGAAGCGTTCCGGCCATGGATTCTACGGCATTAAAAAGCCTTCATAAGCTTTATGAGAATTTAAAAAAGAAAAATGTGGTTCTGGTTCTTTCCCATGTAAACCAGCAGCCAATGTCCATTATGGAGAAGGCTGGTTTTGCAGATTTGGTAGGAAGAGAGAATTTTGCCGGTAATATAGATGATGCGCTATTGCGTGCATCAGGACTGTAG
- the pdaA gene encoding delta-lactam-biosynthetic de-N-acetylase, with the protein MAGRMGAMFTSHQKAVTAAADGNWGLSFQQEGQPPVANATMDYLKQFDSYYAQKTPDKVLYLTFDAGYENGNTPAILDALKKHNAPATFFVVGNYIETAPDLVKRMIAEGHTVGNHTFHHPDMSKMSSKDSFEKELKDLETLYEKTTGQPMKKYYRPPQGKYSEANLQMAKDMGYKTFFWSLAYVDWYQDKQPSKEEAFKKLLGRIHPGAIILLHSTSSTNAQVLDELLTKYEEMGYKFKSLDQLVAEQK; encoded by the coding sequence ATGGCTGGTCGCATGGGCGCTATGTTTACCTCACATCAAAAGGCGGTTACAGCGGCCGCTGACGGGAACTGGGGTCTTAGCTTCCAACAGGAAGGCCAACCTCCCGTAGCCAATGCCACCATGGATTATTTAAAACAATTTGATTCCTATTACGCCCAGAAAACACCGGATAAAGTCTTATATCTTACCTTTGATGCCGGTTACGAAAACGGCAACACTCCTGCCATACTGGATGCGTTAAAGAAACACAATGCCCCAGCAACCTTTTTTGTGGTAGGAAACTACATAGAAACCGCACCTGACCTTGTAAAGCGTATGATTGCAGAAGGCCACACAGTAGGAAACCACACCTTCCATCATCCGGATATGTCTAAGATGTCTTCTAAGGATTCCTTTGAAAAAGAGCTAAAGGATTTAGAGACCTTATACGAAAAAACCACAGGACAGCCCATGAAGAAATATTACCGTCCACCTCAGGGGAAATACAGCGAGGCTAACTTACAGATGGCAAAGGATATGGGGTATAAGACCTTTTTCTGGAGTCTTGCCTATGTTGACTGGTATCAGGATAAACAGCCCTCAAAGGAGGAAGCCTTTAAAAAGCTTCTTGGAAGAATTCATCCCGGTGCCATTATCCTGCTTCACAGCACCTCCAGTACCAACGCACAGGTTCTTGACGAGCTGCTGACCAAGTATGAAGAAATGGGTTATAAGTTTAAATCTCTGGATCAGCTGGTGGCTGAGCAGAAATAA
- the arcC gene encoding carbamate kinase, translating into MAKKRIVMALGHNALGTNLPEQKEAVGKTAKVIADFIEAGWQVAVTHSNAPQVGMIHTAMNEFGKLHDGYTSAPMSVCSAMSQGYIGYDLQNGIRAELLKRGIYKSVATILTQMMVNPYDEAFYTPMKPIGRFMSAEDAKLEEEKGNYVEEVPGKGFRRVVASPKPVSIVEIDIIKAIMDADQIVIACGGGGIPVMEQGYVLKGASAVIEKDRAAGLLAKEIDADVLMILTSVDHVDLNFGKANETPISQMNLKEASDYIQDGQFESSSMLPKIEASVDFIGHGRNRKAIITSLEMAKASLEDKGGTIIAE; encoded by the coding sequence ATGGCAAAAAAACGTATTGTTATGGCGTTGGGACATAATGCTTTGGGAACAAATCTGCCTGAGCAAAAAGAAGCGGTTGGCAAAACTGCCAAGGTGATCGCTGATTTTATTGAAGCCGGCTGGCAGGTAGCAGTCACTCACAGCAACGCTCCCCAGGTTGGCATGATCCACACCGCCATGAATGAGTTTGGCAAGCTGCATGATGGTTATACTTCCGCCCCCATGTCCGTATGTTCTGCCATGAGTCAGGGCTACATTGGTTATGACCTTCAAAACGGAATACGCGCGGAGCTGTTAAAAAGAGGAATTTACAAGTCAGTGGCAACGATTTTGACCCAGATGATGGTAAATCCGTATGATGAAGCATTTTACACCCCTATGAAACCAATCGGTCGTTTTATGTCGGCAGAGGATGCAAAATTAGAGGAAGAAAAGGGAAATTATGTAGAGGAAGTTCCTGGCAAGGGCTTTCGAAGAGTTGTGGCTTCTCCAAAGCCTGTTTCCATTGTTGAGATTGATATCATTAAAGCCATCATGGATGCAGATCAGATCGTGATCGCATGCGGTGGCGGCGGTATCCCGGTCATGGAGCAGGGCTATGTATTAAAGGGAGCCAGCGCTGTCATTGAAAAGGACCGTGCAGCCGGTCTTCTTGCTAAGGAAATTGATGCCGATGTGCTTATGATCCTTACAAGTGTGGATCATGTGGATTTAAATTTCGGAAAAGCAAATGAGACTCCAATCAGTCAGATGAATTTAAAAGAGGCTTCTGATTACATTCAGGACGGTCAGTTTGAATCCTCTTCCATGCTTCCAAAGATTGAAGCTTCTGTTGATTTCATTGGACACGGAAGAAATAGAAAAGCGATTATTACTTCTTTGGAGATGGCTAAGGCAAGCCTTGAAGATAAGGGCGGCACCATTATCGCAGAATAA
- a CDS encoding CPBP family intramembrane glutamic endopeptidase produces MIPLILHLIVPMFFYTGVSSLLFLNFKLSALTSAALSSILCTPFLYLLYRRDQRERSKPTISKKLYGSLWYILLFGAALCVFGNEIVAITRLDYLSPAYEEAKKAIYTPPVLMQIGAAGILIPIAEEFIFRGLCFAALRDRLSFLKSALISAALFGIYHGNLPQGVYAFIIGIALAWLYEVSHTLLAPILLHISANLLSLLITNTAMGTLLVGRENGTAMAVTAILSFLVSIFSAMRIYRKNQLKEDLV; encoded by the coding sequence ATGATACCATTGATACTCCATCTCATAGTTCCAATGTTTTTTTATACCGGAGTTTCCAGCTTATTGTTTCTGAATTTTAAGTTAAGCGCATTAACTTCAGCTGCTTTGTCCTCTATCCTTTGTACGCCCTTTCTCTATCTCTTATACCGAAGGGATCAAAGGGAGCGCAGCAAACCAACCATAAGCAAAAAGCTTTATGGCTCTCTATGGTATATTCTGCTGTTTGGAGCAGCTTTATGCGTGTTTGGCAATGAAATCGTGGCGATAACAAGGCTGGATTACTTATCCCCGGCCTATGAAGAGGCGAAGAAAGCAATTTATACACCGCCGGTTCTAATGCAGATTGGAGCTGCCGGAATTTTAATACCCATTGCCGAAGAATTTATTTTCAGAGGGCTTTGCTTTGCCGCTTTGAGGGACAGACTCTCTTTTCTTAAATCTGCCCTGATATCTGCGGCATTATTTGGGATTTATCATGGAAATCTCCCTCAGGGAGTGTACGCTTTTATTATTGGAATCGCACTTGCCTGGCTTTATGAGGTGTCGCATACCCTGCTGGCACCTATCCTTCTTCATATATCAGCCAATTTACTGTCCCTGCTTATAACCAATACAGCGATGGGGACTTTGCTGGTGGGAAGGGAGAATGGAACAGCGATGGCAGTTACAGCCATTTTGTCTTTCCTCGTATCGATATTTAGTGCAATGCGGATTTATAGAAAAAATCAATTAAAGGAGGATTTGGTGTGA
- a CDS encoding glycosyltransferase family 2 protein gives MKLLSVAIPCYNSESYMRHCIESLLPGGEEVEILIVDDGSTKDNTGAIADEYESRYPTICKAIHQENGGHGEAVNAGLRNATGIYFKVVDSDDWVDYSAYMEILNTLRDFVYGEKTLDMLISNFVYEKEGAKRKKVMNYRSALPKNELFDWDDVKVFILGQYILMHSVIYRTDLLKQCGLELPKHTFYVDNIFVYQPLPHVKTMYYLDVNFYRYFIGREDQSVNEQVMIGRIDQQIRVTKLMLGYYDIMKIKQRKLRRYMIRYLEIMMTVSSILAIKSGTEENLEKKRELWQHLRKLNLKLFLRLRWGFMGQGLNLPGKSGMKFPIAIYKMTQKFFGFN, from the coding sequence GTGAAACTCTTATCTGTAGCAATTCCTTGCTATAATTCTGAATCTTACATGAGGCACTGCATTGAATCACTGTTGCCCGGCGGAGAAGAAGTTGAGATTCTTATTGTAGATGATGGCTCAACTAAAGATAATACAGGAGCCATCGCTGATGAATATGAAAGCAGATATCCAACTATCTGCAAAGCGATTCATCAGGAGAATGGAGGCCATGGAGAGGCCGTCAATGCCGGACTTAGAAATGCAACCGGTATTTATTTTAAAGTAGTAGACAGCGATGACTGGGTAGACTATTCTGCCTATATGGAAATATTAAATACCTTAAGAGATTTTGTATACGGCGAAAAGACCCTGGATATGCTGATCAGCAATTTTGTATATGAAAAAGAAGGGGCAAAACGGAAAAAGGTGATGAACTACAGATCAGCTCTTCCTAAGAATGAATTATTTGACTGGGATGATGTTAAAGTATTTATCCTTGGCCAGTACATTCTGATGCATTCGGTGATTTACCGGACAGACCTTTTAAAGCAATGCGGACTGGAGCTTCCAAAGCATACCTTCTATGTAGACAATATTTTTGTATATCAGCCCTTACCTCACGTTAAGACTATGTATTACCTTGACGTTAATTTTTACCGGTATTTTATCGGAAGAGAAGATCAGTCTGTAAACGAACAGGTGATGATCGGGCGGATTGACCAGCAGATACGTGTGACAAAGCTGATGCTTGGTTACTATGATATCATGAAAATCAAGCAGCGAAAGCTTCGCCGCTATATGATTCGGTATCTGGAAATCATGATGACCGTTTCCTCCATTCTGGCAATCAAATCAGGAACAGAGGAAAACTTAGAAAAGAAAAGAGAGCTGTGGCAGCATTTAAGAAAACTGAATTTAAAACTGTTTCTCCGCCTTCGATGGGGATTCATGGGACAGGGACTCAACCTCCCTGGAAAAAGCGGTATGAAATTCCCAATTGCAATTTATAAAATGACCCAAAAGTTCTTTGGGTTTAATTAA
- a CDS encoding MarR family winged helix-turn-helix transcriptional regulator — translation MNPNDIISLISKIRDKVNKRLIAEMEFHGIEAIVTSHGDILYALDQKNRMTMAEIASVIRKDKSTVTSLVDKLVKLGYVSKERDTEDTRVIYVTLTREGQELMPIFHQISRELLEAFYVGITEEEKELLFSLLNRVYTNL, via the coding sequence ATGAATCCAAATGACATCATTTCATTAATTTCCAAAATAAGAGATAAGGTAAACAAGCGTCTGATTGCTGAGATGGAGTTCCATGGAATAGAAGCAATTGTAACTTCCCATGGAGATATTCTATATGCTCTGGATCAAAAGAACCGAATGACTATGGCAGAAATAGCTTCCGTAATCAGGAAAGATAAGTCCACAGTTACTTCACTGGTAGATAAGCTGGTTAAGCTTGGGTACGTGTCAAAGGAAAGGGACACAGAGGATACCAGGGTCATATACGTCACCCTTACCAGAGAAGGGCAAGAACTTATGCCTATCTTTCACCAGATATCCAGGGAGCTCTTAGAGGCTTTTTATGTCGGAATTACAGAGGAAGAAAAAGAACTATTATTTTCTCTTTTAAACAGGGTATATACAAATCTGTAA
- a CDS encoding alpha/beta hydrolase, producing the protein MNDYTKLLPEHMEMYIGENDLFLEIYQGVLKGTYSKTKPPLLFLHGAYTGSWMWSKYIPHFVKAGFDCYTMNLRGHYKSRCVDLSKVTFENYLEDIKEALLRCEEPPVMIGFSMGGILTQKIAESENLKGMILIDSSTCRQVYEKAPYEHLKRSAPVDIVPAPERKETCSADESLEDIEFQRKYLTMEAGKAFSACSITFGASDGIPIDNTRITCPALVIRTANNEEEEHRLKVEADYFHGDYAGMKPATHTGLLVGQKYHKGVEVILKWLERF; encoded by the coding sequence ATGAACGATTATACGAAATTATTGCCGGAGCATATGGAAATGTATATTGGCGAAAATGACCTGTTCCTGGAAATATACCAAGGAGTCTTAAAAGGGACTTATAGTAAAACGAAGCCTCCCTTGCTATTTCTTCATGGAGCGTATACGGGAAGCTGGATGTGGAGCAAATATATTCCCCATTTTGTTAAAGCTGGTTTTGATTGTTATACCATGAACCTAAGAGGTCATTATAAAAGCAGATGCGTGGATTTATCTAAGGTCACTTTTGAAAATTATCTGGAAGATATAAAGGAAGCTCTTTTAAGATGTGAAGAACCACCAGTTATGATTGGGTTTAGTATGGGTGGGATACTGACTCAGAAGATTGCTGAATCTGAGAATTTAAAAGGCATGATTTTAATTGACTCCAGTACATGCAGACAGGTATATGAAAAAGCCCCCTATGAACATCTTAAGAGGAGTGCCCCTGTGGATATTGTCCCAGCCCCGGAACGAAAGGAAACCTGCAGCGCGGATGAATCGTTGGAGGATATAGAATTTCAGCGAAAATATCTGACCATGGAAGCGGGCAAGGCTTTCTCGGCATGTTCCATAACCTTTGGAGCAAGTGATGGGATACCAATCGATAACACCCGTATTACCTGTCCGGCCCTGGTTATAAGAACGGCCAATAATGAGGAAGAAGAACATCGGTTAAAAGTGGAAGCAGATTATTTTCATGGAGATTATGCTGGAATGAAACCGGCCACCCATACAGGGCTTTTGGTTGGACAAAAATACCATAAGGGCGTTGAAGTGATCCTGAAGTGGCTGGAAAGATTCTAA
- a CDS encoding phosphatase PAP2 family protein, producing the protein MKSLLKKYSHAWLLGYAFIYLPWFMYLEKTVTSNYHIMYIALDDLIPFNEYFIIPYLLWFFYVAGAIGFFFLTDVKSYYKLCTMLFTGMTISLMICTVFPNGTDFRPVIDPSKNIFAKTVSYLYAADTCTNVFPSIHVYNSICVHLAVIRSERLRKHHLVKTASFVLMVSICLATVFLKQHSAFDGFGAMAMAYIMYYFVYAGSYEPSRKKVSEKAIG; encoded by the coding sequence ATGAAAAGTCTATTGAAGAAATACAGCCACGCCTGGTTGCTGGGCTACGCTTTTATTTATCTTCCATGGTTTATGTACCTGGAAAAAACGGTAACAAGCAACTACCATATCATGTATATTGCACTTGATGATCTGATTCCATTTAACGAATATTTCATCATACCTTATCTTTTATGGTTTTTTTATGTGGCTGGTGCCATAGGATTCTTTTTCCTTACCGACGTAAAAAGCTATTACAAGCTTTGTACCATGCTTTTTACGGGAATGACAATCAGCCTTATGATCTGCACTGTATTTCCTAATGGAACGGATTTCAGGCCTGTCATAGACCCTTCAAAAAATATTTTTGCTAAGACGGTTTCTTATCTTTATGCCGCAGATACTTGTACCAACGTCTTCCCAAGCATTCATGTGTACAATTCCATTTGTGTGCATCTGGCTGTTATCAGAAGCGAACGATTGAGGAAACATCATTTGGTCAAGACTGCTTCCTTTGTACTGATGGTTTCTATCTGTCTTGCCACTGTATTTTTAAAACAGCATTCCGCATTTGATGGCTTTGGTGCCATGGCTATGGCATATATCATGTATTACTTCGTTTACGCAGGAAGCTATGAGCCCAGCAGAAAAAAGGTTTCCGAAAAAGCAATTGGGTAA
- a CDS encoding NUDIX domain-containing protein has protein sequence MERKNEEGLTEKEFLLQYRPGDYERPSVTVDVLIFAVDLEEEDAEAEILLIRRKNHPYIGHWAIPGGFAGLDESLEEAAARELYEETGVEGICLEQLYTWGAVKRDPRTRVISVSYLAAVPKDQLNPMASDDAEKAGWFKVRKKKLSDLENGSTYSLTVENDEDHIYMTYRITETYHRQGLMWKKETEIELLPAIDMLDQEKLAFDHAEILNVAMDRLEELEKEYREQNF, from the coding sequence ATGGAACGAAAGAATGAAGAGGGATTGACGGAAAAGGAGTTTCTTTTGCAGTATCGTCCGGGGGATTATGAACGTCCATCCGTGACGGTTGATGTGCTGATTTTTGCGGTGGATTTAGAAGAGGAAGATGCGGAAGCGGAAATCCTTTTAATCCGGCGGAAAAATCATCCTTACATCGGACATTGGGCAATACCAGGAGGTTTTGCAGGTCTTGATGAGTCGCTGGAAGAAGCGGCTGCCAGAGAGCTTTATGAAGAGACAGGGGTAGAAGGGATATGCTTAGAGCAGCTCTATACCTGGGGCGCTGTGAAACGGGACCCCAGGACAAGAGTGATATCCGTATCTTACCTGGCTGCCGTACCAAAAGATCAGTTAAATCCTATGGCATCTGATGATGCAGAAAAAGCAGGTTGGTTTAAGGTAAGGAAAAAGAAGCTTTCTGATTTGGAGAACGGATCAACCTATTCACTCACAGTTGAAAACGACGAAGATCATATTTATATGACATACCGTATCACCGAGACCTATCACCGTCAGGGACTGATGTGGAAGAAGGAGACGGAGATCGAGCTTTTACCAGCGATTGATATGCTGGATCAGGAGAAACTGGCGTTCGATCATGCGGAAATTTTAAATGTTGCCATGGACCGGCTGGAAGAGCTGGAAAAAGAATATAGGGAACAGAACTTTTAA
- a CDS encoding serine hydrolase has product MTKKSLRRCSLAIVFSILASIPTYGDVPVVQPFPGSTGQNTENSTGPGAGLPGSSTQATEPAASQSTGNTANTTNASNIAQPQIASEGAVLLDAQTGTILFGKNAETRYYPASITKLMTALLVAERTNLSDTVVYSKTATTNLESGAVTLGLVEGDRLTVEQSLYGLMLKSANEVANGLAEHVSGSVSGFAALMNAKAKELGCTNTNFVNPNGLTSSSHYTTPRDMALIARAVFQNDKVRKVTSTVSYQIPATKKAGARTITMGHKMINSGDARYYPGVIGGKTGYTSAAGNTLVTCAEKNGVRLIAVVMKSKSTHYADTKALLDYGFAVKGSGNTLTQNSSGGWEKSGSHWFYKKQDGNRAASQWLNIDGADYYFNPDGTMATGWRELSSGTWYYLKPSGAMARNYWVESSSLWYYLGGDGIMLKNTTTPDGYKVNGSGVWVK; this is encoded by the coding sequence ATGACAAAAAAATCACTCAGACGATGCAGTCTGGCAATCGTTTTCAGTATACTTGCATCAATACCTACCTATGGTGATGTTCCTGTGGTCCAGCCCTTTCCGGGTTCTACCGGCCAGAATACGGAAAACTCAACCGGGCCAGGGGCAGGACTACCAGGGAGCAGCACACAAGCAACAGAGCCAGCCGCTTCACAAAGCACAGGCAACACAGCAAATACCACAAATGCATCTAATATAGCTCAGCCTCAGATCGCCTCAGAGGGTGCGGTCCTGCTAGATGCCCAGACTGGTACCATTCTATTTGGAAAGAATGCTGAAACCAGATATTATCCTGCCAGCATAACGAAGTTAATGACAGCCCTTCTCGTAGCAGAGCGGACAAATTTATCGGATACCGTTGTATATTCAAAGACAGCCACAACGAATCTGGAATCAGGAGCCGTTACCTTAGGACTGGTGGAAGGCGACCGCCTTACTGTGGAACAGAGTCTTTACGGTCTTATGCTGAAATCCGCCAATGAAGTGGCCAATGGACTGGCAGAGCATGTTTCAGGCAGTGTCAGCGGCTTTGCTGCTCTTATGAATGCAAAGGCCAAAGAGCTTGGGTGTACCAATACCAATTTCGTCAATCCCAATGGCCTGACAAGTTCCAGCCATTATACGACGCCCCGGGATATGGCTCTCATTGCAAGAGCTGTTTTTCAGAATGATAAAGTGAGAAAGGTGACCTCCACAGTAAGTTACCAGATACCTGCAACGAAAAAAGCAGGAGCCAGAACCATAACCATGGGACATAAGATGATCAATTCCGGAGACGCAAGGTATTACCCCGGTGTCATCGGAGGAAAGACAGGCTATACCTCAGCAGCAGGCAATACCTTAGTCACTTGCGCGGAGAAGAACGGAGTCCGTCTTATTGCCGTTGTAATGAAAAGTAAGTCCACTCACTACGCAGATACAAAGGCCCTGTTAGACTACGGGTTTGCTGTAAAAGGCAGTGGGAACACTCTGACACAGAATTCTTCCGGGGGCTGGGAGAAAAGTGGCAGCCATTGGTTTTATAAAAAACAGGATGGGAATAGAGCAGCCAGTCAATGGCTGAATATCGATGGAGCAGATTATTATTTTAATCCAGATGGAACCATGGCAACCGGCTGGCGGGAATTATCAAGCGGCACCTGGTATTACTTAAAACCAAGCGGCGCCATGGCTCGCAATTACTGGGTAGAGAGCAGCAGCCTGTGGTATTATTTAGGCGGAGATGGGATTATGCTAAAGAATACTACAACACCAGATGGTTATAAGGTGAACGGGTCAGGTGTATGGGTAAAGTAA
- a CDS encoding helix-turn-helix domain-containing protein → MIVYDRLWETMKKKNVSQYHLIKYYKVSAGQIGRLKKNNFVSTHTIDMLCKILDCSVEEIMEYRADIMEVSTETDQET, encoded by the coding sequence ATGATTGTTTATGACAGGCTGTGGGAGACCATGAAAAAGAAAAACGTCAGCCAGTATCATCTGATTAAGTATTATAAGGTTAGTGCCGGACAAATCGGTAGGCTTAAGAAAAATAATTTTGTATCCACCCACACCATTGATATGCTCTGCAAAATATTAGATTGCAGCGTAGAGGAAATTATGGAATACCGGGCAGATATTATGGAAGTCTCCACCGAAACAGACCAGGAAACATAA
- a CDS encoding metallophosphoesterase: MLFAAGVFCLAAIAGFLLRSEYEKEQLSEEHIVLKSDKVRKDHRILFLSDLHNHEFGENNQKLLETIDRISPELILVGGDMLVSKGSADTMVPLSLFEKLADRYPVICGNGNHENRMCWQPEVYGKQYEEYRDGLKNLGVKVLENTTELFGQDLAVTGIDLEYPYYKKFHREELTRERIEKKVGKAEREPFQILLCHSPLYFRGCRSWGADLTLSGHFHGGTIRLPVLGGVMTPQFQFFNPYCAGTFEQDGRYMIVSRGLGTHSINIRFNNKPQLVVVDLKRKT, translated from the coding sequence ATGTTATTTGCTGCCGGAGTTTTTTGTCTCGCTGCCATCGCAGGCTTTTTATTGCGTTCAGAATATGAAAAGGAACAGCTTTCCGAAGAACATATTGTTCTTAAAAGCGATAAAGTCAGAAAGGATCATCGGATTTTATTTCTTTCTGATTTACACAATCATGAGTTTGGTGAGAATAACCAGAAGCTGCTTGAAACGATTGACCGGATCAGTCCGGAACTGATTCTTGTGGGTGGTGATATGCTCGTCAGCAAGGGAAGTGCGGACACCATGGTTCCTCTAAGTCTTTTTGAGAAGCTGGCGGACCGCTATCCGGTGATCTGCGGAAACGGCAATCACGAAAACAGGATGTGCTGGCAGCCGGAGGTCTATGGAAAGCAGTACGAGGAGTACAGAGACGGCTTAAAGAACCTGGGTGTAAAGGTTCTTGAAAACACAACAGAGCTTTTTGGCCAGGACCTGGCTGTGACTGGTATTGATTTGGAATACCCTTATTACAAAAAGTTTCATCGGGAAGAATTGACCAGGGAACGCATCGAAAAAAAGGTGGGAAAGGCAGAGAGAGAACCGTTTCAGATTCTTCTGTGTCATTCCCCCCTTTATTTTCGTGGATGCAGGAGCTGGGGAGCTGATTTGACCCTTTCAGGACATTTTCATGGAGGAACCATAAGACTTCCTGTATTAGGAGGAGTCATGACTCCACAATTTCAGTTTTTCAACCCCTATTGCGCCGGGACCTTTGAACAGGACGGCAGGTATATGATAGTCAGCAGAGGCCTTGGGACTCACTCCATTAATATCAGGTTCAACAACAAACCCCAACTGGTAGTAGTGGATTTAAAACGGAAAACATGA